DNA from Mesorhizobium sp. B2-1-1:
CGGCACGCACCACCAGGTGCCCCAGAACCAGGCACCGCCGGCGCCGCTGACGATGAGCGCGGCGATCCAGATCGCCGTGTCGCGGAGCGCGGGCGCGTCGGAGCGCTGCATCAGCTCCTTCATCTGCTTGCGGGGAATGTCGGTGTGATACCATTCGGCCGCCGACAGGCCGGTCTCGACGGCCAGCCTGGCGTCGCGGCCGATCAGGCTGTAGTCACGCCGGGACGGCGCAGCATGCATGGTTGCCTCCCTCGGCAAGGGCATCCGCCACGCGAATGCCCGACATTTCCTGACTTCGAGGCTGAAAATAACGCTAGCTCATGATAGACTCAACATCATAAAGATAGTTTCTATCATTTCCTATCATAAAGATGTAGGAAAGATGCACGGTCAAATGAGGACAGACATGGCGAAACGGCCGACCATATCAGATCTGGCGCGCATCTCCGGCGTCAGCGTCGCCACGGTGGACCGGGTGCTCAACAGCCGCCTGCCTGTGCGCGAGGAAACGGCGCGCCGCGTCTATAACGCCGCGACCGAGATCGGCTATCACGCCGCAGGCCTGATCAAGCAGCGTATGCGCCAGGAATTGCCCGAGTATCGGCTGGGTTTCCTGCTGCTTCGGGGCAATGACGTTTTCTATGGCGATTTCGCGCGGGAACTCGAACTCGCGGTCGCACAATCGCAGCGCTTCCGTGGCGTCGCAACCATCGATTTCGCCAGTTCCCTGGCCCCGGATGAGATCGCTGCCCAGATGCGCAGGCTGGCGGCGAAATCGCGGGCGATCGCCGTGGTCGGCCCTGACCATCCGACGCTGACGGCGGTCGTGGAGGCGCTAAAAGCCAGGGGACAGCCGGTCTTCTCCCTGCTGTCCGACTTCGCCGCCGGCATCCGCGAAGGCTATGTCGGGCTCGACAACCGCAAGGTCGGCCGCACCGCCGCCTGGATGATCTCGAAGGCTGCGAGGAAGCCCGGCAAGGTCGCCCTTTTTGTCGGCAGCCATCGCTTCCACGGCCATGAGCTGCGTGAGATCGGTTTCCGCTCCTTCTTTCGCGAGCATGCGCCGGACTTCAACGTGCTGGAGACGCTGGTCAATCTGGAGGCCAACCAGGTGACCCATGATGCGATGATCGATCTTCTGGCGCGATATCCGGATCTTGTCGGCTGCTACGTCGCCGGCGGCGGCATGGAAGGCGCCGTCTCGGCGCTGCGGACAGCGAAGCCCGCAAACATGCCGGTGGTCGTCTGCAACGAGATCAACGCCGAATCGCGCGCCGCGCTTGCCGACAACATCCTGACGATGGTGATCTCGACGCCCCTTGCCGCGCTCTGTCGCGAGCTCGTCGATCGGATGGCGCATGCCATCGAAACCGGTGCGGCCAATGCGCCGGGCCAGACATTCCTCCCCTTCGACATCTATTTGCCGGAAAACATCTGAAGCCATTTCAGGAATGCGCAGCGGTTTTCCGTCCAGGTCGCGTCAGGACGGAAGGTAGGGCGTTTCCATGAAACGATAAAACCCTCGGGCAGCCCGGTCTGCCGCAAACCAGCCGCCTGAAATGATAGAATCCATCAGAGACAGCCGAAAATCGCACGCCCGGATTCGGAATTTCCCTTGACGCCCCGATTCGAAATGGAATAAATATTTCACTGACTGTACATTTTGGTTCTTTCGTTCCGACAACACCTGGTTCGAGCAGGCAGTTCGGCGTTCCAGCCAGTGGTGAACCGCGTTGGAACGAAATGATATCAGGGAGAGATTCCCCGGGGAGATCGGGGATTCCGGATAGATCGGTGCAACCGGACACCCAAAGTGGAGGAGAAATACAATGAAGAAAATGATTTTGGGCGTCGCTTTCGCGGCGCTGATGAGTTCGTCCGCCATGGCCGCCAAGATCGGCGTGTCGATGGCCAAGTTCGACGACAATTTCCTGACCGTGCTGCGCAACGGCATGATCGAGCAGGCCAAGGGCATGAGCGGCGTGGAGCTGCAGGTCGAGGACGCGCAGAACGACGTCGCCAAACAGCTCGACCAGATCAAGAACTTCGCCGCATCAGGGGTCGACGCCATCATCGTCAATCCGGTCGACACCTCGGCCACGCAGGCGATGTCGGATGCCGCGGCCGCCGCAAAGATCCCGCTGGTGTATGTCAACCGTGAACCGGTGAATGTCGACACGCTGCCTGACAACCAGGCCTTCGTCGCTTCGAACGAGGCCGATTCCGGCACGCTCGAAACCAAGGAGGTCTGCCGCCTGTTCAAGGAATCCGGCAAGAAGGAAGCCAATGTCTATGTGATCATGGGCGAGCTTTCCAACCAAGCAGCCGTGCAGCGCACCAAGGACATCGAGGAGGTGATCGCAACGCCGGATTGCAGCTTCATCAAGATCATCGACAAGCAGACGTCGAACTGGAACCGCGACGAGGCCCAGAACCTGATGACCAACTGGCTGTCGACCGGCAAGCCGTTCGACGGCGTCATCGCCAACAATGACGAAAGCGCCATCGGCGCCATCCAGGCAATGAAGGCCGCCAATGTCGACATGAAGACGGTTGTCGTCGGCGGCGTCGACGCCACGCAGGACGCGCTCGCCGCCATGCAGGCAGGCGACCTCGACGCCACCGTGTTCCAGGACGCGGCCGGCCAGGGCGCCGGCGCGCTCGACGCGGCATTGAAACTGTCCAAGGGCGAGAAGGTCGAACACAAGGTCTACGTGCCCTTCCAACTGGTGACGCCGGCCAACATCGACAAGTTCCTGAAGAAGAACTGAGCGGCGGAACGGTTCACCTCGGGGCGGCGCTCAAAGGACCGGGCGCCGCTCCTCCTCTCGGCGCTTTGATAGCGCCAGGGGCGACCGCGGCTGACGGAGGATAGACGAGTGGCACAGACATCTCATGGCGTCGGCGGGGTCAGCTATGATGCGAAGAAGCGCATATGGCCGGCGGAATTCAACGTCTTCCTGGCGCTCGTCATTCTTGTCGTCATCTTCGAATTGATCGGCCGCGTCTTTCTCGGCGACAGCTTCCTGTTCAACACCCGCAGCAATGTCGGCGGCCTCTTCAACGAGGCGCGGCTACAGATCATCATTCTGCAAGTATCGATCGTCGGCATCATCGCCATCGGCGTGACGCAGGTTATCATATCGGGCGGCATCGACCTGTCGTCGGGCTCGATCGTCGGCGCCACCGCCATGATCGCCATGAGCTTCGCCCAGGTGGCGACGGTCAACGGCAACCCCAATCCCAAGGCGATGTTCCTGGCTCAGGGCTGGACCGACCTGCCGGTCATCGTGCCGGTGCTGGTCGCCATCGGCTGCGGGCTGCTGGCAGGCCTGGTCAACGGCGCCCTGATCGCTTACACGCGCATTCCGCCCTTCATCGCCACGCTAGGCATGATGGTGACCGCGCGCGGCATCGCCAAATGGTGGTCCAAGGGGCAGCCCATCTCGTTCCCGACCGAGAGCTTCGCCGCCATCGGCAAGGGCCTGATGCCCGTCATCATCTTCCTGTCGCTGGCCGTGCTGTTCCAGCTGATCATGACCTACACACGATACGGCAAGCATTGCTACGCGATCGGCTCCAACGAGGATGCCGCGCGCATGTCCGGCATCAAGATCGCCAACCACAAGATCCTGGTCTACGTCATCGCCGGCATACTCGCGTCGCTCGCCGCGGTGGTGCTGTCTTCCAAGAACCTCACCGCCCAGGCCGGCATGGGCGTGATGTACGAACTCGACGCCATCGCCATGGCGGTCATCGGCGGCGTATCGCTGTCGGGCGGCCGCGGCTCGATCATCGGCACGGTGATCGGCGCGCTGATCTTCGGCGTCATCATCTCCGGCTTCACCTTCCTGCGCCTCGACGCCTACTACCAGGAGATGGTCAAGGGCGTGATCATCGTCGGCGCCGTCGTTCTCGACCAGTGGCGCCAACGCCTGCGGGCATTGAGGGCTTGACCATGTCAGACATCGTCCTGAAGACCGAAAACCTGACCAAGCGCTATGGCGGCGTGCAGGCGCTGGAAGGCGCGAATTTCGAGCTGCGCAAGGGCGAACACGTCGCCATCATGGGCGACAATGGCGCCGGCAAGTCGACCTTCGTGCGCCAGATCACCGCCGTCGAGCAACCGACCAGCGGCCAGATCTGGTTCGACGGCAAGCAAGTCAATTTTTCGGGCCCTATCGAGGCGCGAGAGGCCGGCATCGAGACCGTGTTCCAGAACCTGGCGCTGGCCGACGACCTCGACGTGCCGTCGAACCTGTTCCTTGGCCGAGAAAAAGTGCTGTTCAATCTGGGACCGTTTTCGATCCTGGACCGCCGGGGGATGCGCAAGGCGACCGAAGCCGCGCTGGTGCGCACGGCGGTGAAAATCCCCAACCTGTCGAACACCATCCGCCACATGTCGGGCGGCCAGCGGCAGTGCGTGGCGATCGCCAGGACCGCGACCTTCGCCTCCAAGCTGATCATCATGGACGAGCCGACGGCAGCACTCGGCGTGCAGGAGACCGCGCAGGTCGAGAACATCATCCGCACGCTGAAGGACAATGGCGAGCCGCTGATCCTGATCAGCCACAATATGCGCCAGGTGTTCGACCTTTGCGACCGCATCGTCGTCTTCCGGCGCGGCCGCATCGTCGCCAATTTGCGCAAGGAGAACACCGACGGAAACGATATTGTTTCCTACATCACCGGCGCCAAGACCGGAGAGGCCGAACTCGCGGCCTAGGCCGGGCGCGGAGGCGGCGGTCATCGCCTCCCTGTCGATCTTGTCTTGACCGGAAAAACACCTGCGCGCATGACCGGCGCCCCGCCAACCTTCGAACCATTCCCCAGAGGAAATTTCCATGACTCTCCGCTTCGCCCTCCTCGGTGCCGGCCGCATCGGCAAGGTCCACGCCCGCGCCGTCGGCTCCAATCCGCAGGCCAAACTGGTCGCCGTTGCCGATGCATTCGAGAAGGCGGCGAGCGAGCTCGCCACGGCCTACGGCGCCGAGGTGCGCACCATCGATGCCATCGAGAAATCCGGGGACATCGACGCGGTCGTGATCTGCACGCCGACCGACACCCATGCCGACCTGATCGAGCGCTTCGCCAAGGCCGGCAAGGCGATCTTCTGCGAGAAACCGATCGACCTCGACGTCAAGCGGGTCGAGCAGTGCCTGGCCGTGGTCGAGAAGGCCAAGGCGACGCTGATGGTCGGCTTCAACAGGCGCTTCGACCCGCACTTCGCTGCGGTGCGCAAGGCAATCGATGACGGCGCCATCGGCGTGGTCGAGATGGTGACCATCACGTCGCGCGATCCGGGCGCACCGCCGATCGACTACATCGCGCGCTCCGGCGGGATCTTTCGCGACATGACCATCCACGACTTCGACATGGCGCGCTTCCTGCTCGGCGAAGAGCCGGTGGCGGTCAGCGCGCATGCCTCGGTGCTGGTCGACAAGAAGATCGGCGAGGCCGGCGATTTCGACTCGGTCAGCGTCATCCTCGAAACGGCTTCCGGCAAGCAGGCCGTCATCTCCAATTCGCGCCGCGCCACCTATGGCTACGACCAGCGCATCGAGGTGCATGGCTCGAAAGGCATGGTCGCGGCCGAGAACCAGCGGCCGGTGTCGATCGAACTGGCCAATGAGAAGGGCTATACGCGCCCGCCGCTGCACGACTTCTTCATGACCCGCTATCTCGATGCCTATGCCATCGAGATTGCGTCCTTCATCGCCGCCGCGACGTCGGGCAAGAAGGCAGCACCGAGCGGGACGGACGGGCTCATCGCACTTCGGCTGGCGGATGCGGCGCTGAAATCGGCGACATCAGGCCAGACCGTCCGCCTCGACAAGTAACGACTTAAAGCACAGGAGCAGAGCGATGAGCGCATCAGCCGATCGCAATTCACAAACGCGCGCCATCGTCACCGGCGGCGCACAAGGCATAGGCTTCGCGGTCGCCGAGGCATTGGCGGACGAAGGCTGCCGGGCGCTGGCCCTGATCGGCCGCTCGCAGGAAAAGGGCGACAAGGCAGTCGCCAGCCTCAAGAAGTCGGGCGTCGACGCGATCTTCATCAGCGCCGATGTCTCCAAGGTGGCCGACTGCAAGCGCGCCGTCGCCACCGCGCTTTCGCATTTCGGCACCATCAACGCCCTGGTCAACGCCGCCGCCACATCCGCGCGCGGCTCGCTGGTGGAGACCAGCGAGGAGCTCTTCGACACCATCTTCGACACCAATGTGCGAGGACCCTTCTTCCTGATGCAGGGCGTGGTGGCGCATCTGCTTGAAAAAAAGGCCCCCGGATCGATCGTCAACGTGCTGTCGATGTCGGCGCATACCGGCCAGTCATTCCTGACGCCCTATTCGACCAGCAAGGGCGCGCTGATGACGCTGACCAAGAATGTCGCCAATGCCTACCGCTTCAACCGCATCCGTTGCAACGCCGTGCTGCCCGGCTGGATGGACACCGAGGGCGAGGATATCGTGCAGAAGAAATGGCACGATGCACCCGACGACTGGCTTGAGAAGGCCGAGGCCGCGCAGCCGATGGGCCAGTTGGTGAAGCCGGACCAGTTGGCTCGGCTGATCAGCTACATGGTCAGCCCGCAGTCCGGCGTGATGACCGGCTCGCTGGTCGACTACGACCAGAGCATCGCTGGGGCGTCGCCGGAGTAGCGGCCGCGTAAGCGAAACCGTTAACCAGGTGGTCATCCACGGGCGGAGCAAGGAGCGCAGCGACGCGGCGCAGACCCGAGGATCCATGCCGCGACTTCCGGGCCGTCGCTACGGCGCAAGATTCTGCACCGCAGCACTCTCCCATCTAGGTCGCGGCATGGATCCCAGGGTCTCCGCGACGGAGCTTCGCTCCTGCTTAGCCCTAGAATGACGAAATCGCAAAGGCTCGGCCCTCACCTGAAATTGCTTGCTACCAGGGTACGTGACAAACGCCGCCGCTTCGACTATATGAGCCGCATGATCCACCTGACCGCCACCTATTGGTACTTTAGCAGCTCGCTGGCGGCGGGAGGATTGCGCTCGATCTGAAGATTGCAGCAAACAGTCCGACAAGCCGCCAGACCTGGCGGCTTTTTTGTTTCAGCCGGCAGGTCTCCCAACCAGGAGCAGAAGCCGTGTTGACCACCACAGACGACCTTCGGGTCAAGGAACTGAGACTGCTGAGCACGCCGGAAGAGGTGATGCGCGAGATACCGCGCTCACTCACGGCGACGCGCACCGTTGCCGCCTCGCGCAACGCCATCCACTCCATCCTGACGGGGGCCGACGACCGGCTCGTTGTCATCGTCGGCCCCTGTTCGATCCACGACCCGGTCGCGGCCGTTGACTATGCCAGCCGTCTGGCGGCGCTGCGCGAGACATTGTCCGACCGGCTCGAGATCGTGATGCGGGTCTATTTCGAAAAGCCGCGCACGACGGTCGGCTGGAAGGGCCTGATCAACGACCCCGACCTCGACGGCAGCTTCAACATCGACAAGGGGCTGCGGATGGCACGCAATGTGCTGTCGGCCGTCAACAATCTGGGCCTGCCGGCGGCGACCGAATTCCTCGACATGACCACGCCGCAATACATCGCCGACCTCGTCGCCTGGGGCGCGATCGGCGCGCGCACGACCGAGAGCCAGATCCATCGCGAGCTGGCCTCGGGCCTCTCTTGCCCGGTCGGCTTCAAGAACGGCACCGACGGCAATCTCAGGATCGCCGCCGAGGCGGTGAAGTCGGCCGCGCAGCCGCATCATTTCATGGCGGTGACCAAGGGCGGACGCAGCGCCATCGCGGCAACGACCGGAAACGAGGATTGCCATGTCATCCTGCGTGGCGGCGTTCAGCCCAACTATGACGCGGCAAGCGTCGAGGCCGCCTCGGTCGAACTCGCCCGCATCGGTATCGCGCCCCGCCTGATGATCGATGTCAGCCATGCCAACTCAGCCAAGAAGCCGGAGAACCAGCCCAAGGTCGCGGCTGACGTGGCAGGACAGGTCGCGGCGGGGGACGAGCGCATTATGGGCGTCATGATCGAGAGCAATCTCGTCGCCGGCCGGCAGGATGTCGTGCCGGGCAAGCAGCTCGTCTACGGCCAGAGCATCACCGATGGCTGCATCGACTGGGCGGCCACGGAGACGGTGCTGCACGGCCTTGCCGGCGCCGTGGAATGGCGCCGGTCGGCGCGCCGCGCCTTGATGGAGAGCCGGCAGGGCGCCGCCTGATCCGGTTGGAGCATAAGGGCGGCGTTTCCGGTTTCAGCCCAGGACCACGCCGCCCTTAGAGCAGTTCACCGTTTCATGGAAACGGCGAACCGCTCTAACTCTTTGTTTTGACGCAATTCCGGACAGAAAACCGCACGCACTTTTCTTGGAATTGCTCTAGGGCCCGCAGCGCTCCACCTCCCTTGCACGCCTCCGACCCGCGTGTTACATACTGAACCAAATGGTTCAGTATTCCGCGACCCGCCTGGATGCCTCGTTCGCCGCGCTTTCGGACGCCACCCGGCGCGGCGTTCTGGAGCAGCTCGGCCGTGCGGACGCTTCGATCACGGACTTGGCCCAGAAATTCCACATGACCCTCACGGGCATGAAGAAGCATGTCGGCGTCCTGGAGCAGGCGGGACTCGTCACGACTCGGAAGGTCGGGCGCGTGCGGACCTGCAAGCTGGGCTTACGCCGCCTGGAGGAGGAGACCGCATGGATCGAGAGATACCGCCAGCTCTGGGCCGCACGCTTCGACGAGTTGGACAAGGTTATCGAGGAATTGAAACGCAAGGAGGACGTCGATGGACGCAGGAAGAGCGAGTGAGGCCAAACGCACGACGGTGGAACGGAGGTCCGACCGGGAGTTGGTCGTTACGCGAAGCTTCGACGCGCCTGCGCGCATCGTGTTCGAGGCGTGGACCAAGCCTGAGCTGTTCAAGCAGTGGTGGGTGCCGAAGTCGATGGGCATGTTCCTGCGTTCCTGCGAGATGGATGTTCGTGTGGGAGGCGGGTACCGTTTGGTGTTCGGGCATGACGGCTCGAACCCTGCCGAGTTCTTCGGCAGGTATCTCGAAGTGACACCGCACTCGCGCCTCGTCTGGACCAATGACGAAGGGGGTGAGGGTGGACCCGTCACCACGGTGACCTTCGAGGAAAAAGGCGGCAAGACGCTGCTGGTCATGCGCGAGCTCTATCCCTCGAAGGAAGCCCTCGACGCCGGCGCCGGGGCGGCGGATGCGATGTCCGAGACGTTCGAGCAGCTGGACGAGCTTCTCGCCACGCAGCAGGGCGCCGCCTGATTCGGCCGGAGTCCCAGGTGAAGGGCGGCGGGTCGGGTCCAACCCAAGACTACGCCGCCCTCAGCCCTTCCCATGCGGTGAACACGGACACCGCGAAGAGCAGCAGCCCAGCCGCCCGGCCGGCAAGGATGGTCGCCCGCGGATTGGCGATCAGCAACTTGCGGCTGCGGCCGGCCGATATTGCGAGCCCGCCATAGATCGCGGCCTGCGTCAGCACGGTCAGCAGGCCCATCACCGTCGCCTGCATCCAGATCGGGCCGTAGTCCGTTTTCAGGAACTGCGGATAGACGGCAAGGACGAACAGGTAGGCCTTCGGGTTGATCAGGCAGGTCACAAGGCCTTGGCGAAGCGCCTTCCATGCCGAGCGGCTGCCGGCGGGCCCGTCGCGACCGACAGTGATGGAGCTGCGCATCAGTGTGATGCCGATGAAGGCCATGTAGGCGGCGCCTGCAATCAACAGCGGCTTGAACAGGATCGGCAAAAAATGCATCAGCAGGCCGACGCCGATCGCGCCGTTCAGCGTGTGCACCATGCCGCCGACCATGATGCCGCCGGTCGCGGCAAGGCCCCTGTCGCGCCCGCCCGTCAGCGCATTGGCCAGCACGAACAGCATGTCCATGCCCGGAACGGCGATGATGCCGAACAGCAGGATAAAGAACAGCCAGAGATTTTCAGCATAGCTCATGTCAGTAGCCTGTCGCCTCGCTCGGCCCAGCCGCAGCGGAACCTGTTGATTTTCAATCCGATAGACGATCCTATAGGCCGAACCAACTGACGATGATGTGTCAGTTGTGATCGGCAACGGGTGAGAAAAATGCGCAAGGCGTCGCGCCTGTTCGAGATCATCCAGATCCTGCGGCTGGCGCGGCAGCCGGTGACGGCGGCAATGATCGCCGCGCAGCTGGAGGTGACGATACGGTCGATCTATCGCGACATCGCAGCGCTTCAGGCCATGCGCGTGCCGATCGAGGGCGGGAGGGGCATCGGCTATATCCTGCGCCCCGGCTTCGACTTGCCGCCGCTGATGTTTTCGATCGAGGAGATGGAGGCGATCGTCCTGTCACTGGCGCTGCTGGAGCGCACGGGCGACGACGAGCTCAAGCAGGCAGCCAAGCGCGTCGGCGCCAAGATCGCCGGCGCGGTACCGCCGCCTTTGCGCCAGACCCTCGACGCCAATGCGCTGCATGCGTGGGGATTCGCCGCGCCCTCTGCAGGTGCGATCGACCTGGCGCTGGTGCGCCGCGCCATACGCGACGAGGAGAAGCTCGACCTCTCCTATCGCGACGAGCTTGGCCGCGCTTCCGAGCGCCTCATCCGCCCGATCGCGCTGATCTATTACGCCGAGACCGCCAACATCGTCGCCTGGTGCGAGCTGCGCCAGGCGATCCGCAATTTCCGCAGCGACCGCATCGAGGATTGCCAGCCGACGGGACTGCGCTTCAAGGGCGAAGGCGATCGGTTGCGGCAGATCTGGGTCAATGGGTGGGAAGTCAACGCAGCGGCCGCCGGCTAAACCGACCAGCGGAGCGAACCTTACCTTACATCCACCCAGCGCTTCTCCTCGAACGATCGCGCCATCGCATGCACGGTGCGCTCGATCTCCAGACCTTCGTCGAATTCGATGAGCCGCGCCGGTCTGCCGGCGAGCCGGGTCAGCAGTTCATGGCATTCGATGATCTTGAGATCATTGAAGCCAAGACTGTGCCCGGGCGCGGGGACGAACAGGTCGTAGGGCTTGTGCTGTGGCGACACGAGGATGGTGCGATAGCCCTGTTCGGTCGGGCGATCCGATGTGAGGTAGAGCTGGAACTCATTCATCCGCTCCTGGTCGAACAGGATCGAGCCCTTGGAGCCGAAGATCTGGACGGCGATGCGGCCCTTGCGGCCCCAGGCCGAACGGTTGACCAGAAGCGTGCCGGCGATGCCGTTCTCCAGATGCATCAGCACGGAGGCAATGTCGTAGGTCTCGACCGCGCGGCGGCCGCCGGCGGCCAGCTTGCGGTCGGCATAGGGCTTGGCCATGTCGCAGATGACGCTGGCGACGCGGCCGAACAGGGTCGACACCAGCGACAGCGGATGCACGGCGAAATCATCAAGCGCGCCATAGCCGGAAGATGCCTCGTGCTTCCAGAAGAACAGCGCCTCGGGATCGGCCATGAAATCCTCGTCCATCTCGATGCGCAGATGGTTGACCTCGCCGATGATGTTTTCGTCGAGCAGCGCGCCGATGTGGCGGATGGCCGGGCTCTGGATGTAATTGTAACCGAGCGCCGCGACCTTGCCGGATTTCTTCGCCGCGGCCGCCATCGCCTCGGCTTCGGCGAAGCTCGGCGCCATCGGCTTTTCGCACCACAAATGCTTGCCGGCCTCGAGAACTGCGATGGCCATTTCCGGATGGAACTGGTTGGGCGTGGTGAGCGAGACGACGTCCACTTCGGGATCGTTGACGACGGCGCGCCAGTCACCGGACGCCCTGGCGAAACCGAACTCGCCGGCCTTGCGCCTGGCGAGATCCTCATTGACCTCGCCGAGATGGACAAGCCGCGGTTTGGTCATGTCTGGAAAGACGGCGCCGACGGCACTCCACGCGATGGCGTGGCACTTGCCCATAAATCCCGTGCCGATAAGACCGACGCCGACCATTTTCCGTTCCTCCACCGTCATAGATGCTACGTGGATGAATTAGTCCATTTTTGTTCGGAATGGAATGTCTGCCTCATTTTTTATGGTGTTCTTGCGCAGCCTCGCTATGATGGGGCAGAGAGGACGCTTCACCGATGAGCTTGGACGGGCCGACGATGGACGAACGGGTACCTCGCGACTTCGAGACGCTGCGCGCCACGATCCTCGATCGGCGCGAAAGCCTGCCCAAGCGCATCGCCCAGATCGCCGCTTATGCGCTCGACAATCCCGACGATATCGCCTTCGGCACCGCCGCCAGCATCGCCGCCTCGGCCGGCGTGCAGCCCTCGACGCTGATCCGCTTTGCCCAGCAGCTCGGCTTTGACGGCTTCACCAGCCTGCAGCAGGTGTTTCGCGAACGGCTGCGCGAGCGCAACTCCTCCTATGACGAACGGCTGCAGGCGCTGCGCGCCAAGGCCGAGGGCG
Protein-coding regions in this window:
- a CDS encoding LacI family DNA-binding transcriptional regulator, which translates into the protein MAKRPTISDLARISGVSVATVDRVLNSRLPVREETARRVYNAATEIGYHAAGLIKQRMRQELPEYRLGFLLLRGNDVFYGDFARELELAVAQSQRFRGVATIDFASSLAPDEIAAQMRRLAAKSRAIAVVGPDHPTLTAVVEALKARGQPVFSLLSDFAAGIREGYVGLDNRKVGRTAAWMISKAARKPGKVALFVGSHRFHGHELREIGFRSFFREHAPDFNVLETLVNLEANQVTHDAMIDLLARYPDLVGCYVAGGGMEGAVSALRTAKPANMPVVVCNEINAESRAALADNILTMVISTPLAALCRELVDRMAHAIETGAANAPGQTFLPFDIYLPENI
- a CDS encoding sugar ABC transporter substrate-binding protein, translated to MKKMILGVAFAALMSSSAMAAKIGVSMAKFDDNFLTVLRNGMIEQAKGMSGVELQVEDAQNDVAKQLDQIKNFAASGVDAIIVNPVDTSATQAMSDAAAAAKIPLVYVNREPVNVDTLPDNQAFVASNEADSGTLETKEVCRLFKESGKKEANVYVIMGELSNQAAVQRTKDIEEVIATPDCSFIKIIDKQTSNWNRDEAQNLMTNWLSTGKPFDGVIANNDESAIGAIQAMKAANVDMKTVVVGGVDATQDALAAMQAGDLDATVFQDAAGQGAGALDAALKLSKGEKVEHKVYVPFQLVTPANIDKFLKKN
- a CDS encoding ABC transporter permease, translating into MAQTSHGVGGVSYDAKKRIWPAEFNVFLALVILVVIFELIGRVFLGDSFLFNTRSNVGGLFNEARLQIIILQVSIVGIIAIGVTQVIISGGIDLSSGSIVGATAMIAMSFAQVATVNGNPNPKAMFLAQGWTDLPVIVPVLVAIGCGLLAGLVNGALIAYTRIPPFIATLGMMVTARGIAKWWSKGQPISFPTESFAAIGKGLMPVIIFLSLAVLFQLIMTYTRYGKHCYAIGSNEDAARMSGIKIANHKILVYVIAGILASLAAVVLSSKNLTAQAGMGVMYELDAIAMAVIGGVSLSGGRGSIIGTVIGALIFGVIISGFTFLRLDAYYQEMVKGVIIVGAVVLDQWRQRLRALRA
- a CDS encoding ATP-binding cassette domain-containing protein yields the protein MSDIVLKTENLTKRYGGVQALEGANFELRKGEHVAIMGDNGAGKSTFVRQITAVEQPTSGQIWFDGKQVNFSGPIEAREAGIETVFQNLALADDLDVPSNLFLGREKVLFNLGPFSILDRRGMRKATEAALVRTAVKIPNLSNTIRHMSGGQRQCVAIARTATFASKLIIMDEPTAALGVQETAQVENIIRTLKDNGEPLILISHNMRQVFDLCDRIVVFRRGRIVANLRKENTDGNDIVSYITGAKTGEAELAA
- the iolG gene encoding inositol 2-dehydrogenase, yielding MTLRFALLGAGRIGKVHARAVGSNPQAKLVAVADAFEKAASELATAYGAEVRTIDAIEKSGDIDAVVICTPTDTHADLIERFAKAGKAIFCEKPIDLDVKRVEQCLAVVEKAKATLMVGFNRRFDPHFAAVRKAIDDGAIGVVEMVTITSRDPGAPPIDYIARSGGIFRDMTIHDFDMARFLLGEEPVAVSAHASVLVDKKIGEAGDFDSVSVILETASGKQAVISNSRRATYGYDQRIEVHGSKGMVAAENQRPVSIELANEKGYTRPPLHDFFMTRYLDAYAIEIASFIAAATSGKKAAPSGTDGLIALRLADAALKSATSGQTVRLDK
- a CDS encoding SDR family oxidoreductase translates to MSASADRNSQTRAIVTGGAQGIGFAVAEALADEGCRALALIGRSQEKGDKAVASLKKSGVDAIFISADVSKVADCKRAVATALSHFGTINALVNAAATSARGSLVETSEELFDTIFDTNVRGPFFLMQGVVAHLLEKKAPGSIVNVLSMSAHTGQSFLTPYSTSKGALMTLTKNVANAYRFNRIRCNAVLPGWMDTEGEDIVQKKWHDAPDDWLEKAEAAQPMGQLVKPDQLARLISYMVSPQSGVMTGSLVDYDQSIAGASPE
- a CDS encoding 3-deoxy-7-phosphoheptulonate synthase gives rise to the protein MLTTTDDLRVKELRLLSTPEEVMREIPRSLTATRTVAASRNAIHSILTGADDRLVVIVGPCSIHDPVAAVDYASRLAALRETLSDRLEIVMRVYFEKPRTTVGWKGLINDPDLDGSFNIDKGLRMARNVLSAVNNLGLPAATEFLDMTTPQYIADLVAWGAIGARTTESQIHRELASGLSCPVGFKNGTDGNLRIAAEAVKSAAQPHHFMAVTKGGRSAIAATTGNEDCHVILRGGVQPNYDAASVEAASVELARIGIAPRLMIDVSHANSAKKPENQPKVAADVAGQVAAGDERIMGVMIESNLVAGRQDVVPGKQLVYGQSITDGCIDWAATETVLHGLAGAVEWRRSARRALMESRQGAA
- a CDS encoding ArsR/SmtB family transcription factor; translated protein: MVQYSATRLDASFAALSDATRRGVLEQLGRADASITDLAQKFHMTLTGMKKHVGVLEQAGLVTTRKVGRVRTCKLGLRRLEEETAWIERYRQLWAARFDELDKVIEELKRKEDVDGRRKSE
- a CDS encoding SRPBCC family protein — its product is MDAGRASEAKRTTVERRSDRELVVTRSFDAPARIVFEAWTKPELFKQWWVPKSMGMFLRSCEMDVRVGGGYRLVFGHDGSNPAEFFGRYLEVTPHSRLVWTNDEGGEGGPVTTVTFEEKGGKTLLVMRELYPSKEALDAGAGAADAMSETFEQLDELLATQQGAA
- a CDS encoding LysE family translocator — protein: MSYAENLWLFFILLFGIIAVPGMDMLFVLANALTGGRDRGLAATGGIMVGGMVHTLNGAIGVGLLMHFLPILFKPLLIAGAAYMAFIGITLMRSSITVGRDGPAGSRSAWKALRQGLVTCLINPKAYLFVLAVYPQFLKTDYGPIWMQATVMGLLTVLTQAAIYGGLAISAGRSRKLLIANPRATILAGRAAGLLLFAVSVFTAWEGLRAA
- a CDS encoding helix-turn-helix transcriptional regulator, yielding MRKASRLFEIIQILRLARQPVTAAMIAAQLEVTIRSIYRDIAALQAMRVPIEGGRGIGYILRPGFDLPPLMFSIEEMEAIVLSLALLERTGDDELKQAAKRVGAKIAGAVPPPLRQTLDANALHAWGFAAPSAGAIDLALVRRAIRDEEKLDLSYRDELGRASERLIRPIALIYYAETANIVAWCELRQAIRNFRSDRIEDCQPTGLRFKGEGDRLRQIWVNGWEVNAAAAG